A stretch of Homo sapiens chromosome 12, GRCh38.p14 Primary Assembly DNA encodes these proteins:
- the LOC124903090 gene encoding vegetative cell wall protein gp1-like, with product MPPSMLPFPLAFPTGEPGGPYDLPPNIPWVPSPMSQHPPRPLLCVRASPASPASSPLCPGIPRILCPVSRHPPHPLPCVPASPACVPCITSPVSRHRLPCVPRILCPVSPASSPLCPGIPRVLSPVSQHPPRPLPCVPASPASSPLCPGIPRVLSPVSRHPPRPLPCVPASPASSPLCPGIPRVLSPVSRHPPRPLPCVRASPVSPASSPLCPGIPRVLSPVSRHPPRPLPCVPASPASSPLCPGIPRVLSPVSRHPPRPLPCVPASPASSPLCPGIPRVLSPVSRHPPRPLPCVPASPASSPLCPGIPRVLSPVSRHPPRPLPCVPASPASSPLCPGIPRVLSPVSRHPPRPLPCVPASPASSPLCPGIPCVPRILSPVSRHPPRPLPCVPASPASSPLCPGIPRVLSPVSRHPPRPLPCVPASPASSPLCPGIPRVLSPVSRHPPRPLPCVPASPASSPLCPGIPRVLSPVSRHPPRPLPCVPASPVSPASSPLCPGIPRILSPVSLAFSVSSPL from the exons ATGCCTCCGTCCATGCTGCCATTTCCACTGGCCTTTCCCACAGGGGAGCCCGGGGGCCCGTATGACC TACCCCCCAACATCCCCTGGGTCCCCTCCCCCATGTCCCAGCATCCCCCGCGTCCTCTCCTCTGTGTCCGGGCATCCCCTGCGTCCCCTGCGTCCTCTCCCCTGTGTCCCGGCATCCCCCGCATCCTCTGCCCTGTGTCCCGGCATCCCCCGCATCCTCTGCCCTGTGTCCCGGCATCCCCCGCATGTGTCCCCTGCATCACCTCCCCTGTGTCCCGGCATCGTCTGCCCTGTGTCCCCCGCATCCTCTGCCCTGTGTCCCCCGCATCCTCTCCCCTGTGTCCCGGCATCCCCCGCGTCCTCTCCCCTGTGTCCCAGCATCCCCCGCGTCCTCTCCCCTGTGTCCCGGCATCCCCCGCGTCCTCTCCCCTGTGTCCCGGCATCCCCCGCGTCCTCTCCCCTGTGTCCCGGCATCCCCCGCGTCCTCTCCCCTGTGTCCCGGCATCCCCCGCATCCTCTCCCCTGTGTCCCGGCATCCCCCGCGTCCTCTCCCCTGTGTCCCGGCATCCCCCGCGTCCTCTCCCCTGTGTCCGGGCATCCCCTGTGTCCCCCGCATCCTCTCCCCTGTGTCCCGGCATCCCCCGCGTCCTCTCCCCTGTGTCCCGGCATCCCCCGCGTCCTCTCCCCTGTGTCCCGGCATCCCCCGCGTCCTCTCCCCTGTGTCCCGGCATCCCCCGCGTCCTCTCCCCTGTGTCCCGGCATCCCCCGCGTCCTCTCCCCTGTGTCCCGGCATCCCCCGCGTCCTCTCCCCTGTGTCCCGGCATCCCCCGCGTCCTCTCCCCTGTGTCCCGGCATCCCCCGCGTCCTCTCCCCTGTGTCCCGGCATCCCCCGCGTCCTCTCCCCTGTGTCCCGGCATCCCCCGCGTCCTCTCCCCTGTGTCCCGGCATCCCCCGCGTCCTCTCCCCTGTGTCCCGGCATCCCCCGCGTCCTCTCCCCTGTGTCCCGGCATCCCCCGCGTCCTCTCCCCTGTGTCCCGGCATCCCCCGCGTCCTCTCCCCTGTGTCCCGGCATCCCCCGCGTCCTCTCCCCTGTGTCCGGGCATCCCCTGTGTCCCCCGCATCCTCTCCCCTGTGTCCCGGCATCCCCCGCGTCCTCTCCCCTGTGTCCCGGCATCCCCCGCGTCCTCTCCCCTGTGTCCCGGCATCCCCCGCGTCCTCTCCCCTGTGTCCCGGCATCCCCCGCGTCCTCTCCCCTGTGTCCCGGCATCCCCCGCGTCCTCTCCCCTGTGTCCCGGCATCCCCCGCGTCCTCTCCCCTGTGTCCCGGCATCCCCCGCGTCCTCTCCCCTGTGTCCCGGCATCCCCCGCGTCCTCTCCCCTGTGTCCCGGCATCCCCCGCGTCCTCTCCCCTGTGTCCCGGCATCCCCCGCGTCCTCTCCCCTGTGTCCCGGCATCCCCTGTGTCCCCTGCATCCTCTCCCCTGTGTCCCGGCATCCCCCGCATCCTGTCCCCTGTGTCCCTGGCTTTCTCTGTGTCCTCTCCCCTGTGA